The Methanosarcina barkeri str. Wiesmoor DNA segment GGTGAATAAGCAAAAAAGCAGGAAAAAGGTCTGGCAGAGAATCATTTTGCTTTTGTCAGCTATTTCTTTATCAGCTATTTCTTTATTAGCTATTTCTTTATCAGCTATTTATTCAATTTATTACCTTCTTATTCTGTTTTTTAGCTACTCATTCTATCTTATTATTTTTCAGCTATCGATTCTACTTTTCCAGCTATCTATTCTACCTTCTCAGTTTTTCGGTTATTTCTTCTGCTTTTTCAGTTGTTTCGGTCCTTTTCCACAATTTTTAAAACATCAACATTTGATGTAGTCTGAATCAAAAAGAACTGTTTGCTAACAGAAGCAGTTTTCCTGGCTGCGGTTTCCATACAGAGCATGAGAATTTTTATGGCATCCTGAAAAGTGCTTTTCTTCGTCCAGTTGTCTTTGAAGCATTTATTGGCTACCTGCTTCGTGAAATCATTTCCGAGAATGATCAGGTTACTTCCCTTTGCGTGCGAGATTAATGTTATCTTGGAATCCTTGAGCTCTGCAATTGCGTAGTTTCCGGCTGAGGCGTACAGCCTTCTTTTTTTGGTGACCCCGCCTTCAATTGAGGAAACTTCTCCTATTAAAATGCCTTCTCTTTCCGAGATCTTGCTTTTGCAGTCCGTAACAGTTATGCCGACCCCGAATGCTCGGGCTTTTTTTGCGAGCTCGTCATCCGTGACTATTGTCCCGTTGTAAAGCTCTTTTTCAAGCTTTTCTCTATTCGGCTTCTCTCCTTCGAATGTTATTTCCCGCAGGTCTCCGGTCATTACGGCACCGTTTTTTCCGATAAAAGCTATAACAAGGGTCATTCTAATCTGCTCCAGAACCTCTATTTAAAAATTTTCTACCTTTTTAAGGAATCTCCTGTCTTATAAGACGTTTGTGTTTTTGAGTCACTTCAGCTGTTTCTTGTCTCAAATCTTCCGAGATATCTTCTGGTTATATCGAAATAAGTGACTTTGTATCCGGGTCTTCTATAGCTCTGAACAGCTCACAAATATTGTTCTTTTTATTGTGCTTATTCTTTTTATTGTGCTTATTCTTTTTATTGTGCCTTGTAACTTTATCAGGATAGCCCAGCAGGTCAAAAATGAGAGGAACATTTTCATAAAAAAGTAATAGATAATAGTAATTTTGATTTTGACTCAGAGCTAAGACTTCGTTTTTGACAAACTTTAAATATTAGTATATGTTATATGGATCTAACCTATGTTAAATAAATCTAACTAAATGTTGTATAAATCTAATTAAAAGTTATCAATATCTAATAATATGTTGTAAATAAGGAACAATACCTTGGCAGCGTTAAATAAAGTAGATTCCACTAGACGACGCTTCTCAATATTAAGATTATTCAAAGGGAGAACTATGAAAAATATCAAAAAGATATATATGTACAAGCTTGCTTTAGGAGTTATTCTTCTGCTTGCTGGAATAGTATCAGCAATTTTTTATAAAAATGAAACCTCGTTTTCAAGTTTTCTGATCATTATGGGGCTAGTCCTCTTTGTTCTGACAGCCTTTAGACTCTTCAGGCAGGGTGACTTTCCAGACAGAGATGAAAGGACAAAAAAACTAGCAGCTTACGGGATTACTTATTCCTGGCTTCTGACATTGGTACTCATTTCAGTGTTCTATTTGGCAAACTACTTCAAATTGGTTGAGTTTACTGCTGGAAGCGTACTTGGTATACTTCTTATCTTTATGGTCATTTCAGCAAATATCTTCAGGTGGTATTTCATGCAAAAAAGTGATGTTGAATAAGGATGTCTGAGGTTACATAATGAAAACAAGGATCAAGGAATTCCGAGCCAGACATGACCTTACTCAGGAGGCCCTTGCAAAAATGGTAGGGGTCAGGAGAGAAACCATCGTTTTTCTTGAAAAAGGAAAATACAATCCTTCACTAAAGCTTGCATACCGGATCTCAAGATGCCTGAACGCCACAATCGACGAGTTATTTATTTTTGAAGATACGGATTTCAAATGAGCTTCTAAAAAATACATTTCTATTCCATATTTATGTGAGCCTATCCTGAAACTCAAAATTTGATTTGTGAACCTTGTATTTGGAACAGTCAATTGAATGCCTAATAACTAAAATGATCCCGAAAACTCAGGATGATTTAGAATAAAATAGGTTTTGGGATAGGCTCTGTCAATATCTCTGTCAATATCTATGTCAATATCTATGTCAATATCTATGTCAATATCTATGTCAATATCTCTGTCAATATCTATGTCAATATCTATGTCAATATCTATGTCAATATCTATGTCAACATTTATGTCAACGTTTATGTTTTTTTCCAATATATTAGTATATTTTATCTTAACTTTTTATATATACACATAATATTTTTAATAATATTCAAGGAAGAATAAACTTTTAAATAAGTAATTATTATTAGTTTAATAAGTTTTATAGGAGAAAACATGGAAAATACACTTATATCCTTTCAGAATGTCTGGAAAATTTATCAAATGGGAGAAGTTCAGGTCAATGCTCTGAAAGCTGTGAACGTGATATTCAGAAAAGGAGAGTTTGTTGCAATAGTCGGGCCCTCTGGAAGCGGGAAATCTACAATGATGAACCTAGTGGGCTGCCTGGATACCCCTACAAAAGGTCAGATTTTCCTGAAAGGCCGAAATATAGCCCGCCTTGAAGAATCGGACCTTGCAGTTCTGAGGGGCAGGACAATTGGATTTGTTTTCCAGCAGTACAACCTGATTCCTGGAATGACGGCTCTTGAAAATGTGCTTTTGCCCCTGGAAATCCAGGAAATTGACGACCGAATGGCAGAAAGACGAGCAAAGAAAATGCTTGCGCTTTTAGGTCTTTCGGATAAAATTCAGCATAAGCCTTCTCAACTTTCAGGTGGCCAGCAACAAAGAGTCTCGATTGCAAGAGCCCTTGCCTGTAACCCTGAACTCATCCTCGCAGACGAACCAACAGGAGCTCTGGACAGTGTTACAGGAAAGGAATTACTGGGAATTCTATACCGACTGTGGAAAGACGAAGGCAAAACAATAGTTATGGTTACGCATGACCTGCACCTTGCAAAATACGCAAACAGGCACATCGAACTAAAGGATGGAAAAATCATCAAGGATGAGACAAATGAGAAAAAACTTGATCCAGAAACTCAACATAGGATGCTGGAGACCGAAATCTGAGAGATAAAACTATGGATCATTTTTAGAATAGGTTCAAATCATACTCAAGCTAAGTTTTGATTATTCAGACTAATTTAAAGGCGCTAAGACTAAATTATAACTACTAAGACTAATTAAAGACACTGGGTTTAACTATGATCATTTCAGATTATTTGGATTATTTCAGATTATTTGGATTATTTCAGTATTCAAATCATACCAAACTCTATTCGGACCATATGCGCCCGATAAAACCTTTTTGGACACTCTTTAGAGTTATGACATAAGTAAAAAATGAGGAATTGAGATGGGTTTTAAACTTACAGGTTTTATTTGCTTGCTCTTGCTGTTTTTCTTCTGCGTTCAACCGGTTCTGGCCGAAGATACTTCAGAAGACGAGAGCACTGAAGATGAGAGTACTTCCATTAGTTCGGGCCTTGATAAAGGCTTAGCTCTAGACCTGCTCAACCAGGATCCAGATCCTGTAAAACCAGGAGAGATCCTTGAAATCAGGCTTTCGATCCAGAATACGGGATATGAGGACCTGGAGAATTGTGTTATTGAAATCAAGCCAGAATACCCTTTCGAAGCTCTTACCGGTGAGCCACTTGTAAAGAATATAGGCACTCTGGGAAAACGTTATGAAGATACCCGCCAGAAGGTCGTAAAATTCAAGCTCGGGCTTGAAAATAACGTCAATGAAGGCAAATATCCTCTGAAAGTATATATGTACACAACTAAGGACAAAAGCAGGACTACTCTCACAAAAGACTTTGATATAGAAGTTGATAGCGAATCAAACGCTGAAATCGAATATATCAGCGTCGAAAAAATGGTACCAGGACAGAAAACCAATCTTGTTTTTGGTATAAAAAATGTAGGAAATTCTCCCCTGAAGAACGCGATGTTTTCTTGGGACTGTACTAATGACGTAATCCTGCCTGTGGGTTCGAGCAATGTTAAGCACATTAACCTGATTGACGTCGGAGACACTGCCAATGTCAGCTTTGAAGTCCTGACAAACGTCAATACAAAGCCAGGCCTGTATAAGATGGACATGGTGCTCACCTATGATGATATTGAAGAACTCCAGACTATCACGGAAGCGGGCACTGTAGAAAATCAGAAGCGAAAAGAGATCAAAAGCAAGGCAGGAATCTATATCGGAGGCACCACGGATTTCGATGTTGCATTCATGGAAAGAAGCCCTACTGGAGCTTACACTTTTACGGTTTCAAACATCGGAAACAACGCGGCAAACTCAGTCAAAATATCTGTCCCCTTACAGGCAAACTGGACTATCACAGACGGCAGCAGTAACTCAGTAGTTGTTGGAAACCTGCAAAAGGGAGACACTACAATTGCCGATTTCGACCTGAAGCCGGCAGCTATGGAGAAAGAACTCCCTATTAAATTTGAAATTAGCTACACTTCAAATGACGGGATCAGACAGAACGTGGAAAAGGAGCTATCCCTTTATTCCTCGTCTTTTACCCCATCAGCCGAGTCTTATGAATCAGAAGGGGGTAATTCTAGCTCATCACTGAAGTATATTGGATTAGCTATACTCATCTGTATAGCAGGCGCTGTTATCTATAAAAAGCATCAAAAGAAGATCAAAATGAAGAATGCACAGGAAGATGAACTTAACGAAATAAAGTTCGATGACCCGGACAGGTGAATCAGAAGAACGCGGAAAATGGAGTCTGTGTTCCATGAAACCGGGAAAAATTTTAAAAATTGCTTTTAGTATGGTCAAAGCCAATAAGCTGAGAAGCTGGCTGACTATAATAGGGATAATAATCGGTATTGCCTCGGTAATGGCGATTGTCACTACAGGGGAATATTTCGAGAAAGAGGTAACTGAAACTCTGGAAGGTTTCGGGGGTGATATCATCACAATCGTAGCCTCAACTCCCTTCCAGGTAACCGACGAAGAATTCGTAGTGGCGAGTTCAGAAGATACAGACGGAAGTTCAGATGTTTCGGGAGATAATTTCGAGACAAATACCGAGACCGAAGAAAATGAAGAGGAAACTCAGGACAGTACATCTAACTCTCTCGAGTTTGAGCAGGTGACGGAATCTCAACTCACAAATATGGATGTACTTACCCTGCGCCGCATTCCAGCTATCGAATATATCAATGTCAATGTTGACAAAGACGCAGAAATGAATCTCGGGGGCGAGAGTACCCATGTATGGATAACAGGCGTGGATCCAGCTGTCTGGTCTAAAATCTCAAATAAAGATGTAGAGAAGGGCCGAATGTTGGAAACTGGAGATCGGAATGTTGTGGTTCTTTCAAATGAGCTCGCAAAGAATACTTTCACGAGGGAGATCAGGCTTAACGAGATAATTCTATTGAATGGCAAGTCATACAGGGTAATTGGAATTCTGGCAACGGGTAGTGGACTTCTTGGAGGTCTTTCAGGACTTTTCGGTAGCAGTATCTATATGCCTTACCAGGATACATATTCCATTCCCAGTAATACGGATCTTTCTGAGACAGAAACGGATGATTACAGTGCAGATGTCTACAGCACAATAGAGGTCAAACTCAAGAAAGATGCAGATTATGAAGCAGCCATTGAAGAGATCGAGCGCAAAATGAGGCTATCGAGAAGAGTTACTGAAGATACCCAGGACTTCTATGTGAATTCTCAAAAAGAAGTAATTGAGAGTACCAGAACGATGATTAACGGTCTTACTGCCTTCTTGGCGTTTATTGCAGGTATTTCTCTCCTTGTAGGTTCGACAGGAATCGCGAATACAATGTTTACGTCTGTCCTTGAGAAGACTAAGGAGATCGGAATCATGAAAGCCATAGGAGCAAAAAACCAGGATATAATGCTGATCTTTCTTTGCAATTCCGCAATGATCAGCCTTGTAGGAGGGATCATAGGTATTCTCATTGGCACAGTTGCAGTGCAGGCAGTTCTTTTCTTCATCTCTTTAAAAATGAATGCTCCCTTCGAATTTGCTCTCAGCTTTAAAGCTACCTTTATTTCGACCTTAGTTTCCATAGTTGTGGGTCTGATTGCAGGTCTCGTGCCTGCAAAGAACGCCTCGGAACTGAAACCTGTAGATGCACTGAGGTATGAATAATCAGTTAGAAAGAAGAATGTCTTACTGGAGATCATTTAACCTGAAAGGATTGTCTTAGAAAGGAAGTGAGGAATAGAAAGAATTGTCTTAGAAAGGAAGTGAGGAATAGAAAGAATTGTCTTAGAAAGGAAGTGAGGAATAGAAAGAATTGTCTTAGAAAGGAAGTGAGGAATAGAGAAGGAGGTAATTAAAAATCAAAAAATATATTTATTGAATAAATATGAAGAATTATATGAAAAACTATATATAGGGTCTAAAATATGAGAAGCAGTGGATATAGGAGATAAAATGGATAGTATTAAACTATTTAAAAAGGTCACTGATAGTATCAGTATAATTTTTCTTTATATACTACTGCTAGCTTTAATTATGGGGATGGTAAAGACCTTACTGGATATCCGTCTCATTATTTTTGAGTCTCTCGAAAGTGGATTCAGTCACATGGTAACAAGTGTACTGACGGTTTTTATTGTTATTGACCTTTTCAAAGCTTTTGTTGATTACCAGGAGAATGACAGGATCAGGCTTACGGATATCACAGATGCCACAATATTTATAGTCCTGCGTGAAATCGCTGTTGGCCTCTATTCAAAGGAATTCGGGTATGAATTTGTTTTAAGTCTGGCGGCTTTATTGTTTGTACTCAGTATAATGAGGGTGCTTGCTATCAAATATTCCCCAACAAAATCTCGGGTTCCTGGATCTTATAAAACTGCACAGAGTGAAGGACAAACTGCAAAACAAGGCGTTAATGCCGTCTTAGATAAATGCAAAACTGTCTCTGAAAGCAATTAATTTCTTTTTGAAAGCATTTGAGCAGTTCTCCTCTGCTGTAATTTTCTTCTGTCTCTGGAAGATAGAAGAAAATATTATTTCTTTTTTGATCACACAGCTAAGGAAAAATTTGAAACAAATTTTAGCCTATGCAGATTCAGTAAAGTTAGCAAAGTTAATTGATTAATAAATTCATAAAGTTCTAGGGTTGGTAAGTTTGTGAAAAGTTGGTAAGTTTGTAAAAAGTTAGTAAGTTTATAAAGTCGATAAGTTACTAAAAAAGTTAACAAATTAGCAAAGCTAGTAAAGTTCGAAAAATGAAAATAAATAAAGGCTAATCCTGGAATAAAAAAGTTTTAAACTATTTCTTCAGTATAAGATGTTTAAATGAAAGATAGTGCTCAAAATTTCAGTACCGAAAAAACAGGGCTGAAGCCTGTTATCAGGAAGATCTACGATTGTCTCTTTGACTCCTACGGCCCTCAGGGCTGGTGGCCTTTAACCGAACTTCGTGAAGCCGAGGGGACAAATCCTACAAAAACCGGCTCTGTCCAGGGATATCATCCTGCTGACTATACCTATCCCCAAACCAGAAATCAGCGGTTTGAGATTATCTGTGGAGCCCTGCTTACGCAAAACACTAGCTGGATACAAGTTGAAAAAGCTCT contains these protein-coding regions:
- a CDS encoding DUF2121 domain-containing protein, whose amino-acid sequence is MTLVIAFIGKNGAVMTGDLREITFEGEKPNREKLEKELYNGTIVTDDELAKKARAFGVGITVTDCKSKISEREGILIGEVSSIEGGVTKKRRLYASAGNYAIAELKDSKITLISHAKGSNLIILGNDFTKQVANKCFKDNWTKKSTFQDAIKILMLCMETAARKTASVSKQFFLIQTTSNVDVLKIVEKDRNN
- a CDS encoding helix-turn-helix transcriptional regulator yields the protein MKTRIKEFRARHDLTQEALAKMVGVRRETIVFLEKGKYNPSLKLAYRISRCLNATIDELFIFEDTDFK
- a CDS encoding ABC transporter ATP-binding protein — protein: MENTLISFQNVWKIYQMGEVQVNALKAVNVIFRKGEFVAIVGPSGSGKSTMMNLVGCLDTPTKGQIFLKGRNIARLEESDLAVLRGRTIGFVFQQYNLIPGMTALENVLLPLEIQEIDDRMAERRAKKMLALLGLSDKIQHKPSQLSGGQQQRVSIARALACNPELILADEPTGALDSVTGKELLGILYRLWKDEGKTIVMVTHDLHLAKYANRHIELKDGKIIKDETNEKKLDPETQHRMLETEI
- a CDS encoding COG1361 S-layer family protein — its product is MGFKLTGFICLLLLFFFCVQPVLAEDTSEDESTEDESTSISSGLDKGLALDLLNQDPDPVKPGEILEIRLSIQNTGYEDLENCVIEIKPEYPFEALTGEPLVKNIGTLGKRYEDTRQKVVKFKLGLENNVNEGKYPLKVYMYTTKDKSRTTLTKDFDIEVDSESNAEIEYISVEKMVPGQKTNLVFGIKNVGNSPLKNAMFSWDCTNDVILPVGSSNVKHINLIDVGDTANVSFEVLTNVNTKPGLYKMDMVLTYDDIEELQTITEAGTVENQKRKEIKSKAGIYIGGTTDFDVAFMERSPTGAYTFTVSNIGNNAANSVKISVPLQANWTITDGSSNSVVVGNLQKGDTTIADFDLKPAAMEKELPIKFEISYTSNDGIRQNVEKELSLYSSSFTPSAESYESEGGNSSSSLKYIGLAILICIAGAVIYKKHQKKIKMKNAQEDELNEIKFDDPDR
- a CDS encoding ABC transporter permease: MKPGKILKIAFSMVKANKLRSWLTIIGIIIGIASVMAIVTTGEYFEKEVTETLEGFGGDIITIVASTPFQVTDEEFVVASSEDTDGSSDVSGDNFETNTETEENEEETQDSTSNSLEFEQVTESQLTNMDVLTLRRIPAIEYINVNVDKDAEMNLGGESTHVWITGVDPAVWSKISNKDVEKGRMLETGDRNVVVLSNELAKNTFTREIRLNEIILLNGKSYRVIGILATGSGLLGGLSGLFGSSIYMPYQDTYSIPSNTDLSETETDDYSADVYSTIEVKLKKDADYEAAIEEIERKMRLSRRVTEDTQDFYVNSQKEVIESTRTMINGLTAFLAFIAGISLLVGSTGIANTMFTSVLEKTKEIGIMKAIGAKNQDIMLIFLCNSAMISLVGGIIGILIGTVAVQAVLFFISLKMNAPFEFALSFKATFISTLVSIVVGLIAGLVPAKNASELKPVDALRYE
- a CDS encoding phosphate-starvation-inducible PsiE family protein, with product MDSIKLFKKVTDSISIIFLYILLLALIMGMVKTLLDIRLIIFESLESGFSHMVTSVLTVFIVIDLFKAFVDYQENDRIRLTDITDATIFIVLREIAVGLYSKEFGYEFVLSLAALLFVLSIMRVLAIKYSPTKSRVPGSYKTAQSEGQTAKQGVNAVLDKCKTVSESN